The Niallia alba genome includes a window with the following:
- a CDS encoding DUF1657 domain-containing protein has product MTVINDVKTALAGLKSAQASFETFALGTDNQQAKQLYQDAAKQTQSVINSLEPRVQQIEQEEPQYKQQ; this is encoded by the coding sequence ATGACAGTAATAAATGATGTTAAGACAGCTCTAGCAGGATTAAAAAGTGCACAAGCAAGTTTCGAAACATTTGCTCTTGGTACAGATAATCAACAGGCAAAGCAACTTTACCAAGATGCTGCTAAACAAACCCAATCTGTTATTAACAGCCTTGAACCACGCGTTCAACAAATTGAACAAGAAGAACCTCAATACAAACAACAATAA
- a CDS encoding cell wall hydrolase, whose translation MTRVAYRNADVDLMARMMRAEAEGEGPQGMLYVGNVIVNRVVADCADFKELRTIRDVIFHVQGGNYSFEAVQKGNVFYQRARESERRLARKNLEYWRDHPAKYALWYFNPYGPCPPTWYDQPFTGQFKQHCFYEPALGTCESVYSPR comes from the coding sequence ATGACAAGAGTAGCTTACCGAAATGCAGACGTCGATTTAATGGCAAGGATGATGAGAGCAGAAGCTGAAGGCGAAGGACCACAAGGAATGCTATATGTTGGAAATGTCATTGTTAACCGTGTTGTAGCAGATTGTGCTGACTTTAAGGAATTAAGAACAATTAGAGATGTCATTTTTCACGTACAAGGAGGAAATTACTCTTTTGAAGCTGTTCAAAAAGGTAATGTATTTTATCAAAGAGCAAGAGAATCTGAAAGAAGATTAGCAAGAAAGAATTTGGAATATTGGAGAGATCACCCAGCGAAATATGCTCTTTGGTACTTTAATCCATATGGTCCGTGTCCTCCAACATGGTATGACCAACCTTTTACTGGTCAATTTAAACAACATTGTTTTTATGAACCAGCGCTTGGAACATGTGAAAGCGTTTATAGTCCTCGTTGA
- a CDS encoding polysaccharide deacetylase family protein — protein MGILKLLVYIAEEFYEEKNSLILIVFLSTFILTITDLIGPFNTIGSGTAALKEKNDELYKEIKVYREEHKIEPIDAKVDRVWKAIPGYNGLDVDIESSYKKMKSDGNFHKNKVVYKEKPPNVHLENLAPIPIYKGNPEKPMVALLINVAWGNEYIPTILTTLKESKVKATFFFDGSWVKKNPDLAKMIYREGHEIGNHAYSHLDLKKRSKSDTIQELEKTNALIEETIGIKPKWFAPPSGLTNPLRIFQ, from the coding sequence ATGGGTATTTTAAAATTATTAGTTTATATTGCGGAGGAGTTTTATGAGGAAAAAAATTCGCTAATACTAATAGTGTTTTTAAGTACTTTCATTTTAACAATTACGGATCTTATTGGACCATTTAATACTATTGGCTCTGGTACAGCAGCCTTAAAGGAGAAAAATGATGAACTTTACAAAGAAATTAAAGTGTATAGAGAGGAACATAAAATTGAACCGATTGATGCAAAAGTCGATAGAGTGTGGAAGGCAATTCCTGGATACAATGGATTGGATGTAGATATTGAATCTAGTTATAAAAAAATGAAATCAGATGGTAATTTTCACAAAAACAAAGTTGTTTATAAGGAAAAACCTCCAAATGTCCATTTAGAAAATCTAGCACCCATCCCGATTTATAAAGGAAATCCAGAAAAGCCTATGGTGGCGTTATTAATAAATGTTGCTTGGGGTAATGAGTACATTCCAACGATCCTTACCACACTAAAGGAATCCAAGGTCAAGGCGACATTTTTTTTCGATGGTAGCTGGGTTAAAAAGAATCCTGACCTAGCTAAGATGATCTATCGGGAAGGCCATGAAATTGGAAATCATGCTTATAGTCATCTAGATCTTAAGAAGCGATCTAAAAGTGATACCATACAAGAGTTAGAAAAGACGAATGCTCTCATTGAAGAAACCATTGGCATAAAACCGAAGTGGTTCGCACCTCCCAGCGGTTTGACAAACCCTCTGAGGATCTTCCAGTAA
- a CDS encoding IS4 family transposase, translating to MDKFTRKTSFEQWLSPISNNLLEEQVKNYQLNYYTKKLHMTSFLKLLLYAQLHETESLRALSDCVFSEELQNATQLDSISFSQLGRRLNLVPTEFFQTIFLDLVKQIHRKTDFQARRKTTTPLKIIDSSTLPLNLNNHKWAKFRKTKSGVKLHLRLVFMEKGHSYPDQSVLTNANEHDRGQLEILVDDKECMYVFDRGYLDYERFDRMTDEGYFFVSRLRKNAVVRSLETLSLPEDSSVLSDEMVVIGTTQNRSENVFRLIKVWDTKGNELHLLTNRFDLSADEIAELYKSRWAIELFFKWMKQHLNIKKFFGQSEQAVHNQVYIAMIVYCLNVLAQRNTKSKRSYLQISRYLKAALWKPEHIWLRKIGGNTVP from the coding sequence ATGGATAAGTTTACACGAAAAACATCATTTGAACAATGGCTTTCACCTATTTCCAACAATTTGTTGGAGGAACAAGTGAAAAACTATCAATTAAATTACTATACGAAGAAGCTGCATATGACTTCCTTTTTGAAATTACTACTATATGCACAACTCCATGAAACGGAGAGTTTGCGTGCATTAAGTGATTGCGTGTTTTCAGAAGAATTACAAAACGCCACTCAACTTGATTCCATTAGTTTCTCTCAACTGGGTAGACGATTAAATCTGGTTCCAACGGAGTTTTTCCAAACTATTTTTCTTGATTTAGTCAAGCAAATTCATCGGAAGACTGATTTTCAAGCGAGACGAAAAACGACAACACCTCTTAAAATTATTGATTCCAGTACATTACCATTAAACTTGAACAACCATAAGTGGGCAAAATTTCGAAAAACCAAATCTGGTGTGAAGCTCCATCTACGCCTCGTATTTATGGAAAAAGGTCATTCCTATCCAGATCAATCCGTGCTTACAAATGCCAACGAACATGACCGAGGCCAGCTTGAGATCCTGGTCGATGACAAAGAATGCATGTATGTGTTTGATCGTGGATACTTGGACTATGAACGATTCGATCGCATGACAGATGAAGGCTATTTCTTCGTCTCTCGACTGCGTAAAAATGCGGTTGTACGTAGCCTTGAAACACTCTCGTTACCAGAAGATTCTTCTGTGTTATCGGATGAGATGGTCGTCATTGGAACCACACAAAATCGATCGGAGAATGTTTTCCGTTTGATCAAAGTATGGGATACAAAAGGAAATGAGCTACACTTGTTAACGAATCGTTTTGATTTAAGTGCGGATGAAATCGCTGAACTTTACAAATCACGGTGGGCCATTGAACTGTTTTTCAAATGGATGAAACAGCATTTGAATATCAAAAAATTCTTTGGACAGAGTGAACAAGCTGTGCACAACCAAGTGTATATAGCGATGATCGTCTATTGCTTGAATGTACTGGCTCAACGGAACACGAAAAGTAAGCGATCGTACTTACAAATTAGTCGTTATTTGAAAGCAGCTTTATGGAAACCGGAACACATTTGGTTGAGAAAAATAGGGGGAAACACTGTCCCATAA
- a CDS encoding DUF421 domain-containing protein, whose amino-acid sequence MPEWIDIAVRSIFFVVVLFFITKWLGKKQISELSFFEYVTGISIGSIGAEVAMGLERNIFHGIVGIVIFAAIPFLSGLLSLKSKKFRDFVEGTGTVFIKDGKIMEDNLKKERYTTDELLELLRKKDVYQVSDVEFAVLEATGDLSVMLKKENQPLTAKDLNLTVASIKEPQTVIMDGVIMDEPLATIGRSRAWLHTELEKLGVTVENVFLGQVNSYGELTVDLFDDQLQVASPQERPLILSTMKKCQADLELFALGTESKEAKQMYSKNSEKLQEAIDKVMPILKG is encoded by the coding sequence GTGCCTGAATGGATAGATATTGCCGTAAGGTCAATATTCTTTGTTGTTGTTTTATTTTTTATTACAAAATGGTTAGGGAAAAAGCAAATCTCTGAATTATCTTTCTTTGAATATGTAACTGGTATTTCCATTGGAAGTATAGGTGCTGAAGTTGCTATGGGACTGGAACGGAACATTTTTCATGGAATCGTTGGAATTGTCATTTTTGCAGCAATACCCTTTTTATCTGGTTTGCTTTCCTTAAAAAGTAAAAAGTTCCGTGATTTTGTAGAAGGAACAGGAACTGTCTTTATAAAAGATGGGAAAATCATGGAAGATAATTTAAAAAAGGAAAGATACACGACAGATGAATTATTAGAATTACTTCGTAAGAAGGATGTTTATCAGGTGTCTGATGTAGAATTCGCTGTATTAGAGGCAACAGGGGATTTATCCGTCATGTTAAAGAAAGAAAACCAACCATTAACAGCAAAGGATCTAAACTTGACGGTTGCTTCAATTAAAGAGCCTCAGACTGTCATTATGGATGGTGTGATCATGGATGAACCACTTGCGACTATTGGACGAAGCCGTGCTTGGTTACACACTGAATTAGAAAAACTTGGTGTAACGGTAGAAAATGTTTTTCTTGGACAAGTTAATTCCTATGGAGAGTTAACAGTTGACCTGTTTGACGATCAATTACAAGTCGCATCTCCTCAAGAAAGACCTTTAATTCTTTCGACCATGAAAAAATGCCAAGCAGACTTAGAGTTGTTTGCCCTTGGAACCGAATCAAAAGAAGCTAAGCAAATGTATAGTAAAAATAGTGAAAAACTACAAGAAGCTATTGATAAAGTGATGCCTATTTTAAAAGGATAA
- a CDS encoding FixH family protein translates to MNKLLLSTFALIAALLLLSACTANNNQKNNETPKMVNAEIMIPGRIPLNKESVLSVKLSQGSDTVDDADEVKFEIWKINSKEDSKLIDAKHEKDGIYSIQQTFKEDGLYYIQTHVTARGLHVMPKKQFAVGTATEEELEKLEKESQKQDEPNDNSGSHHH, encoded by the coding sequence ATGAATAAATTGCTATTATCAACGTTTGCGTTAATTGCTGCTTTACTACTCCTATCAGCGTGTACGGCAAATAACAATCAAAAAAATAATGAAACTCCTAAAATGGTAAATGCCGAAATAATGATTCCCGGTAGAATTCCCCTCAATAAAGAAAGTGTATTGAGTGTAAAGCTATCTCAGGGGTCAGATACTGTAGATGATGCAGATGAGGTTAAATTTGAAATATGGAAGATTAACAGCAAGGAAGATAGCAAACTTATTGATGCTAAACATGAAAAAGACGGTATATACAGTATCCAACAGACCTTTAAAGAGGATGGACTCTATTATATTCAAACCCATGTAACTGCCCGTGGTTTGCACGTTATGCCAAAGAAACAATTTGCTGTAGGAACTGCAACGGAAGAAGAACTTGAAAAACTGGAGAAAGAATCACAAAAGCAAGATGAACCAAATGATAACAGTGGTTCCCACCATCACTAA
- the spoVAC gene encoding stage V sporulation protein AC — MSNNQKKQLTPVQQEYQELQKQREIKRPVVTNCIKAFLTGGLIYLIGQLIQDFYIYYFDFTEQTVGNPTVGTLIFITMLLTGFGVYDRMAQFGGAGTAVPVTGFGNAVISPAIEHRTEGFVLGVGGNIFKLAGSVILFGVFSAFIIALIKTILIRWGGL; from the coding sequence ATGTCAAATAATCAAAAGAAACAATTAACTCCTGTCCAACAGGAGTACCAGGAATTACAAAAACAACGTGAAATAAAAAGACCGGTTGTAACAAATTGTATAAAAGCCTTTCTAACAGGTGGTCTCATCTATCTTATTGGTCAGCTTATTCAAGACTTTTACATCTATTATTTTGATTTTACAGAGCAAACGGTCGGAAATCCGACGGTAGGTACTTTGATTTTTATTACGATGCTTCTTACCGGTTTTGGAGTATATGATCGAATGGCCCAATTTGGGGGAGCAGGGACAGCTGTACCCGTAACTGGTTTTGGTAATGCGGTCATATCACCTGCCATTGAACATCGAACCGAAGGATTTGTACTGGGCGTAGGCGGCAATATATTTAAACTAGCCGGTTCTGTCATTTTATTTGGTGTGTTTTCTGCTTTTATCATTGCCTTAATTAAAACAATTTTAATCAGATGGGGTGGTTTATAA
- a CDS encoding PepSY-associated TM helix domain-containing protein — MALLCRHFFAPLIIFLSITGAIYLFKPQIEDNMYHNLYYVQQGEQKISTADQIKEVKKYYPNAAITSFTPSFEANRSSVVSMNDYGESVSVYVNPYNGNIIGNLNENDRFMAFVKNLHNGELWGGTIGNRLVELAACWAVILIITGVYLWWPRNKKSIFGTLIPRLRMSKGKRVFWRDLHSVTAIWLSLFIIIQLFSGLMWSGVWGDAANKIVSKTGSGSPVGLQPWESYAFPKSTIPTKEVADVPWAAENLPVPKSNAKGVTLISVEKVVETVKEKKVHPGYKIVFPMDDTGVYTVFLDPANVYPNRPMPWAQQTLHIDQYSGKVLADLGWKDYGSLGKLISLGIAFHQGEFGLISQLFILALVIGIVMIAVSGFVMWWKRRPKGKLGAPSLPENFKMLKVVAIIILVFSIFFPLVGLSLIMVWILDWLVIKRVTKVKQWIG; from the coding sequence ATGGCACTTCTATGCAGGCATTTTTTTGCACCGTTAATCATTTTTTTGTCTATAACAGGAGCGATTTACCTGTTTAAGCCACAAATTGAAGATAATATGTACCATAATCTTTATTACGTACAGCAAGGGGAACAAAAAATATCCACGGCTGATCAAATTAAAGAAGTCAAAAAGTACTATCCAAATGCAGCAATAACAAGTTTCACACCTTCTTTTGAAGCGAATAGGTCATCTGTTGTTAGTATGAATGACTACGGAGAAAGTGTATCTGTGTATGTCAATCCGTATAACGGTAATATCATTGGAAACTTAAATGAGAATGACCGTTTTATGGCATTTGTTAAAAACTTACATAACGGTGAATTATGGGGTGGTACTATCGGAAATCGATTAGTAGAACTTGCTGCATGCTGGGCCGTTATCTTAATTATTACCGGTGTTTATCTATGGTGGCCACGTAACAAAAAGTCTATTTTCGGTACATTGATACCACGATTAAGAATGTCTAAAGGTAAACGTGTATTTTGGCGCGATCTGCATTCAGTCACAGCTATTTGGTTGTCCTTATTTATCATCATTCAATTGTTTTCTGGTCTTATGTGGTCCGGAGTTTGGGGCGATGCAGCGAACAAGATAGTATCGAAAACGGGGTCTGGTAGCCCGGTTGGCCTTCAGCCTTGGGAGTCATACGCATTTCCTAAGTCGACTATTCCAACTAAAGAAGTGGCAGATGTTCCGTGGGCCGCAGAAAATTTGCCAGTTCCTAAGTCAAATGCCAAAGGTGTAACTCTGATTTCCGTCGAGAAAGTCGTAGAAACTGTAAAAGAGAAAAAGGTTCATCCAGGTTATAAAATAGTATTTCCAATGGATGATACAGGGGTTTACACTGTTTTTCTAGATCCAGCGAATGTATACCCTAATCGGCCTATGCCTTGGGCACAACAGACATTACACATTGATCAGTATAGTGGGAAAGTTTTAGCTGATTTAGGATGGAAAGACTATGGATCATTAGGAAAATTAATTTCACTTGGTATTGCATTCCATCAAGGTGAATTTGGATTAATTAGTCAGCTTTTCATACTTGCCTTAGTAATTGGCATTGTGATGATTGCTGTTAGTGGCTTTGTGATGTGGTGGAAACGAAGACCAAAAGGAAAATTGGGTGCACCATCATTACCAGAAAACTTTAAGATGTTAAAGGTAGTGGCCATAATAATCCTTGTTTTTAGCATTTTCTTCCCTCTAGTGGGGCTGTCACTTATAATGGTATGGATCTTAGATTGGTTAGTTATTAAGAGGGTTACAAAGGTTAAACAGTGGATTGGTTAG
- a CDS encoding SCO family protein — MLRKYTLPFLLLFSLLLSGCGQGIKDPLNWEIDEFTFKKQDGKDIGLEELKGKVWFADFIFTSCETVCPPMTANMTKLYQQLQEEGIEDITFVSFSVDPEVDKPDKIKEFMSRYELSSANWHFLTGYSQEKIEKFALNNFKTIVKKPENNNQVIHGTQFFLVDQNGMIVKDYSAVSNVPYDQIVKDIKSLR; from the coding sequence ATTTTGCGAAAATATACTTTACCTTTTTTGTTACTATTTAGTCTGCTGCTTTCCGGTTGTGGACAAGGTATTAAAGATCCTTTAAATTGGGAAATAGACGAATTTACTTTTAAAAAACAAGATGGAAAAGATATAGGATTAGAAGAATTAAAAGGAAAGGTTTGGTTTGCAGATTTTATCTTTACAAGTTGTGAAACTGTTTGCCCACCGATGACAGCTAATATGACAAAGCTTTACCAACAGTTACAAGAGGAAGGGATAGAAGATATTACGTTTGTATCTTTTAGTGTAGATCCAGAAGTTGATAAACCCGATAAAATAAAAGAATTTATGAGCCGTTATGAGCTAAGTTCTGCAAATTGGCATTTCCTAACCGGTTACTCACAGGAAAAAATTGAAAAATTTGCGTTAAATAATTTCAAGACCATCGTTAAAAAGCCAGAAAATAACAATCAGGTTATACATGGTACACAATTCTTTCTAGTAGATCAAAATGGAATGATTGTGAAAGATTATTCTGCTGTGTCAAATGTTCCATATGATCAAATAGTAAAAGATATTAAATCATTGAGATAA
- a CDS encoding recombinase family protein yields the protein MKVGYARVSTGIQNLDLQLDALREHGCEEIFTDKISGAKDKRQGLEEALRFVRSGDTIVVWRLDRLGRNMQHLIKIVNDLNDQGISFHSLQENITMDKASATGQLMFHLFAAFAEFERNLIQERSAAGRAAARARGRLGGRPEKLDKKELEMLKTLVANGTPITDIAQMWGVSRTTVYRYLEKE from the coding sequence ATGAAGGTAGGATATGCTCGTGTTTCAACAGGCATTCAAAATCTTGATTTACAATTAGATGCTCTTCGTGAACATGGTTGCGAAGAAATATTTACAGATAAAATTAGTGGCGCCAAAGATAAAAGACAAGGATTGGAAGAAGCCCTTCGATTTGTACGCTCTGGTGATACGATAGTAGTTTGGCGCCTAGATCGCTTAGGTAGAAATATGCAGCATTTAATTAAAATTGTGAATGACCTTAATGATCAAGGCATTAGTTTCCACAGCTTGCAGGAAAACATTACGATGGACAAGGCTAGTGCAACGGGGCAACTTATGTTTCATCTATTTGCAGCCTTTGCTGAGTTTGAACGCAATCTTATTCAAGAACGTTCGGCTGCTGGTCGTGCTGCTGCAAGAGCCAGAGGTCGTTTAGGAGGAAGGCCGGAAAAGTTAGATAAGAAGGAATTAGAAATGTTAAAGACATTGGTGGCAAATGGGACACCCATTACTGATATTGCTCAAATGTGGGGAGTTTCCCGAACAACTGTTTATCGATATTTAGAAAAGGAATAA
- a CDS encoding YhcN/YlaJ family sporulation lipoprotein produces MKDKITKIKIFLSILAVIGFGTGCNDNQNQLDEDNNHLGISQVHTSKPIGQSVANRAKEKIITKEEISDVKAVNTDKELFVAIKVENFNRFRLKSIEKTVKSDLEKMYPNHKVVVSTDKKMFWELEKIEQRLQKNNMNKKSLKKDLQKLESILKEQT; encoded by the coding sequence ATGAAAGACAAAATAACCAAAATAAAAATTTTTCTTTCCATTTTAGCCGTGATCGGGTTTGGAACAGGATGTAACGATAACCAAAATCAGTTAGATGAGGATAACAATCATTTAGGTATTTCACAAGTACATACGAGTAAACCCATCGGTCAATCTGTTGCCAATAGGGCTAAAGAAAAGATTATTACCAAAGAAGAAATTTCAGATGTAAAGGCTGTGAATACAGATAAAGAGCTTTTTGTAGCAATAAAGGTAGAAAATTTCAATCGTTTTCGATTAAAAAGTATTGAGAAGACAGTAAAGTCAGACTTAGAAAAAATGTATCCGAATCATAAAGTCGTCGTTTCGACGGATAAAAAAATGTTCTGGGAACTCGAAAAAATAGAACAAAGACTGCAAAAAAACAATATGAATAAGAAAAGCTTGAAAAAAGATTTGCAAAAACTTGAAAGTATTCTAAAGGAACAGACGTAA
- the spoVAD gene encoding stage V sporulation protein AD, with product MLAGHRTWVFEQKPVIISTGTVGGPFEADGAISEDFDLLHADLWLGQDSYEKAHKVFFEEACQKAMEKGEIQKEQVQFLLAGDLINQITLTSFASRTIGAPYFGLFGACSTSMEGLALGAYIINTKGAKYILTGASSHNTAVEKQFRYPTEYGGQKPPTAQWTVTGAGAALLSDSGDGPSVTSATIGRVIDMGLTDPFNMGGAMAPAAVDTIEAHLTERKIDPSYYDLIVTGDLGKIGREVSLDLFKKHGTSISEGQFQDCGLMIYRKGQPVLAGASGAGCSATVVYGHLLNRMKKGEFKRMLVVATGALLSPLSFQQNDTIPCIAHAVSIEYGGEQSL from the coding sequence ATGCTTGCAGGTCATCGTACATGGGTTTTCGAACAAAAGCCTGTGATTATTTCCACTGGAACAGTAGGTGGACCATTTGAAGCAGATGGAGCTATATCGGAAGATTTTGATCTTCTTCATGCCGATTTATGGCTCGGACAGGATTCCTATGAAAAAGCACATAAAGTTTTTTTTGAAGAAGCTTGTCAAAAGGCAATGGAAAAAGGAGAAATACAAAAGGAACAGGTTCAGTTTCTTCTCGCAGGGGACTTGATCAATCAGATTACTCTCACAAGTTTCGCTAGTCGAACCATTGGAGCTCCTTATTTTGGTTTATTTGGTGCTTGTTCTACCTCTATGGAAGGATTGGCTCTAGGTGCTTATATTATTAATACAAAGGGGGCTAAATATATATTAACAGGGGCTTCGAGTCATAACACAGCTGTTGAAAAACAGTTTCGTTATCCGACAGAATATGGAGGACAAAAACCACCTACTGCACAATGGACGGTTACTGGTGCTGGTGCGGCCCTTTTAAGTGATTCTGGGGATGGACCGAGTGTCACTTCTGCTACGATAGGCCGTGTGATTGATATGGGACTGACCGATCCATTTAATATGGGGGGGGCTATGGCACCAGCTGCTGTTGATACGATTGAAGCGCATTTAACGGAAAGAAAGATTGATCCCTCTTATTATGATTTAATCGTCACTGGGGATCTTGGCAAGATAGGGCGTGAAGTTTCCCTTGATTTATTTAAAAAGCATGGAACTTCCATTAGTGAAGGACAATTCCAAGATTGTGGACTTATGATTTATCGGAAAGGACAACCAGTCCTCGCAGGGGCAAGTGGGGCGGGGTGTTCAGCAACAGTAGTCTATGGTCATTTATTAAATCGCATGAAAAAAGGCGAATTTAAAAGAATGTTAGTAGTGGCCACTGGTGCTTTATTATCACCTCTTTCTTTCCAGCAAAATGATACGATTCCTTGTATCGCTCATGCGGTATCGATTGAATACGGAGGTGAACAATCATTATGA
- a CDS encoding DeoR family transcriptional regulator, whose amino-acid sequence MLPIERQQQILSWLEREGTLRVSEISKRLEVSEMTVYRDLKPLIDEQKISKTSNGITLVSTSYESSSRCSYCFKDTNSRFSVQLIKRNQQVEHTCCPHCGLLRFQDIEKDVSQIICHDFLKDTTISAKMATFLMNAEINLNCCQPQVIAFESIKQAKQFQKGFGGEIYNFEEAIEAISVQMHGKSCCHKK is encoded by the coding sequence ATGTTGCCGATTGAAAGACAACAACAAATTTTATCATGGTTGGAACGGGAAGGGACTTTGAGGGTTTCTGAAATCAGTAAAAGACTAGAGGTTTCCGAAATGACCGTTTATAGGGATTTAAAGCCTTTAATTGATGAACAAAAGATTTCAAAAACATCTAATGGAATTACTCTTGTTTCAACATCATACGAATCTTCAAGCCGTTGTTCTTATTGTTTTAAAGACACAAATTCCAGATTTTCTGTTCAATTGATTAAAAGAAATCAGCAAGTGGAGCATACTTGCTGTCCTCATTGTGGACTTCTTCGATTTCAAGATATAGAAAAGGATGTCTCACAAATTATTTGCCATGATTTTTTGAAAGATACAACTATTAGTGCTAAGATGGCAACCTTCCTTATGAATGCAGAAATTAATTTGAATTGTTGTCAACCACAAGTTATTGCTTTTGAATCTATTAAACAAGCTAAGCAGTTCCAAAAGGGATTCGGTGGAGAAATATATAATTTTGAAGAAGCAATTGAAGCTATATCTGTACAAATGCACGGCAAAAGTTGTTGCCATAAAAAGTAA
- a CDS encoding DUF1657 domain-containing protein, giving the protein MTVGSDVKQCFVSLKGVEASLSSLALRTLDDDSKRSLHETMMVVHEVVTDLKKRVGELEQEEFQYKGF; this is encoded by the coding sequence ATGACAGTAGGATCAGATGTCAAACAATGTTTTGTCAGTTTAAAAGGAGTAGAAGCAAGTCTTTCAAGTTTAGCATTACGGACTCTAGATGATGATTCGAAACGTTCATTACATGAAACCATGATGGTTGTACATGAAGTAGTCACGGATTTAAAAAAACGAGTTGGAGAATTAGAACAAGAGGAATTTCAGTACAAAGGTTTTTAA
- a CDS encoding YitT family protein, translated as MIVIFQKLIATLIGSLLLGVGVNGFLVPHHLIDGGILGIALLLHYFFKFPTGIIMVGLSIPICIFSSINKKEYFFSSLQGLLVSSLFIDLLVPLRSQFFIPQLASALIGGAIIGVGVGLMLRYKTSTGGTDLLAEIISETFSLNIALVIILIDGIIVLACLALLKLDTFIYSCIAITSVGLITSLIKGK; from the coding sequence GTGATTGTTATTTTTCAGAAATTAATAGCTACTCTTATTGGAAGTCTGTTATTAGGAGTTGGTGTGAATGGGTTTCTAGTTCCTCATCATTTAATAGATGGTGGAATCCTTGGGATCGCACTATTACTTCATTATTTTTTTAAATTTCCAACTGGTATTATAATGGTGGGGTTAAGTATCCCTATTTGTATATTTTCCTCAATAAATAAAAAAGAGTATTTTTTTAGTAGTTTGCAAGGCTTATTGGTTTCGTCCTTATTTATTGATTTACTTGTTCCTCTTCGTTCTCAATTTTTTATTCCCCAACTTGCAAGCGCACTAATTGGAGGTGCAATAATTGGAGTTGGTGTTGGTCTAATGCTGCGATATAAGACAAGCACTGGAGGAACTGACTTACTAGCTGAAATTATTTCTGAAACTTTTTCGTTAAATATTGCACTTGTAATCATACTGATAGATGGAATTATTGTGTTGGCATGTCTGGCTTTATTAAAATTAGATACCTTCATTTATTCATGTATAGCTATTACCTCTGTGGGTTTAATAACATCCTTAATTAAAGGAAAATAA
- the spoVAE gene encoding stage V sporulation protein AE — translation MTYFWAFTVGGLICVIGQIMFDVFKLTPGHTLSTLVVVGAILDGFGLYEPLIDFAGAGATVPITSFGNSLVHGAMQEAEQHGLVGVLTGMFEVTSSGISAAIIFGMIGALIFKPKG, via the coding sequence ATGACCTACTTTTGGGCTTTTACCGTAGGTGGTTTGATTTGTGTCATTGGGCAAATTATGTTTGATGTGTTTAAACTAACTCCGGGACATACGTTAAGTACCCTTGTAGTAGTGGGGGCCATTTTAGATGGGTTTGGATTATATGAACCCTTGATTGACTTTGCTGGTGCAGGAGCTACCGTACCTATTACAAGCTTTGGGAATTCCCTTGTACATGGGGCCATGCAAGAGGCAGAACAACATGGGTTAGTTGGTGTGCTCACAGGAATGTTTGAAGTGACCAGTTCAGGAATTTCAGCAGCCATTATTTTCGGCATGATAGGGGCTTTAATTTTTAAACCAAAAGGATAA